In a genomic window of Allomeiothermus silvanus DSM 9946:
- a CDS encoding ABC transporter permease, giving the protein MRSLNAERRAPKAKSLWAKLPPSGKIGGFILTLILLMVVASALNPVDPNATTPNRLSPPSLAHPLGTDILGRDTLARVLAGAENALYVGLVAVGIGLSLGLVLGVIAGYFGGWLDQGLSVLLETLYALPALLIALLLAAIFNPGVTTSMVAIGLAAVPAFARVARASVLSVKAQPYIEAAKALGMGPLRIMLRHVLPNILGPLVVQASLAFAAAILAEAALSYLGLGTQPPNPSWGRMLREAQSYQELTPFPVIFPGMAIGLAVLGFNLLGDGLRDWLDPRQRSQ; this is encoded by the coding sequence ATGCGTAGCCTGAACGCTGAGCGCCGAGCCCCCAAGGCCAAAAGCCTCTGGGCCAAGTTGCCGCCTTCGGGAAAGATCGGCGGGTTCATCCTTACGCTGATCCTGCTGATGGTGGTGGCGAGCGCGCTCAACCCCGTAGACCCCAACGCCACCACCCCCAACCGGCTTTCTCCCCCTTCGCTGGCCCACCCGCTGGGTACGGATATTCTGGGGCGGGATACGCTGGCTCGAGTCCTGGCCGGGGCCGAGAACGCCCTATACGTGGGCTTGGTGGCGGTGGGAATCGGCTTATCACTGGGGTTGGTGCTGGGGGTTATAGCCGGCTACTTCGGCGGCTGGCTCGATCAGGGATTATCGGTGCTTTTAGAAACCCTCTATGCCCTTCCTGCGCTCCTGATCGCCTTGTTGCTCGCGGCTATCTTCAATCCGGGCGTCACCACCTCGATGGTGGCGATTGGGCTGGCGGCAGTCCCGGCCTTCGCGCGGGTCGCGAGGGCCAGCGTGCTTTCGGTGAAAGCACAACCGTATATTGAAGCAGCCAAGGCTTTGGGTATGGGTCCTTTGCGCATCATGCTCCGCCATGTGCTCCCGAATATCCTGGGGCCGCTGGTGGTGCAGGCCAGCCTGGCCTTCGCGGCGGCGATCCTGGCCGAGGCGGCCCTTTCGTATCTGGGCTTGGGCACCCAGCCCCCCAACCCCAGCTGGGGCCGGATGCTGCGCGAGGCGCAGAGCTACCAAGAACTTACGCCCTTCCCGGTCATCTTTCCGGGCATGGCCATCGGCCTGGCGGTGCTGGGGTTCAATTTGTTGGGGGACGGGCTGCGGGACTGGCTCGATCCGAGGCAAAGGAGCCAATAA
- a CDS encoding SDR family NAD(P)-dependent oxidoreductase, which yields MNYKDMFRMDGEVALVVGGGSGIGQAAAEALAAQGARVVVADLRLEGAEETASRIQAAGGQAEAVQLDLVDHSAVRHRINNILTRYARLDTAVSTPSINVRKPLLEYTDEEFDRVLSVNLKGTFHLLTEAGRAMAHQGSGSLIAFSSIRSLVVEPGQGVYAATKAGTVQMIRALAAELGPKGVRANAIGPGVIDTPLTAPIKNQPDWYNAYAAKSVFGRWGKPEEVAGAVVFLASKAASYITGTIIFVDGGWTAVDGRFTPPL from the coding sequence ATGAACTACAAAGATATGTTCCGCATGGACGGCGAGGTGGCGCTGGTGGTGGGTGGGGGTTCGGGGATCGGCCAGGCTGCCGCTGAGGCGCTGGCGGCGCAGGGGGCGAGGGTGGTGGTGGCCGATCTGAGGCTCGAGGGGGCCGAGGAAACCGCCTCCCGCATCCAGGCTGCCGGGGGTCAGGCCGAAGCCGTGCAGTTGGACTTGGTAGACCATAGCGCGGTGCGCCACCGGATCAACAACATCCTCACCCGGTACGCTCGGCTCGACACGGCCGTCTCGACCCCCAGCATCAACGTGCGCAAGCCGCTGCTCGAGTACACCGACGAGGAGTTTGACCGGGTGCTCAGCGTGAACCTCAAGGGCACTTTTCACCTGCTGACCGAGGCTGGGCGGGCCATGGCCCATCAGGGCTCGGGCTCGCTCATCGCTTTTTCCTCGATCCGCTCGTTGGTGGTCGAGCCGGGTCAAGGCGTGTATGCTGCCACCAAGGCCGGGACGGTGCAGATGATCCGGGCCCTAGCTGCTGAGCTTGGCCCCAAGGGGGTGCGGGCCAACGCCATCGGCCCTGGCGTGATCGATACCCCCCTTACTGCCCCGATCAAAAACCAGCCCGACTGGTACAACGCTTACGCGGCCAAGAGCGTGTTCGGTCGCTGGGGCAAACCCGAGGAGGTAGCCGGGGCGGTGGTCTTTTTGGCTTCTAAAGCCGCTTCTTACATCACCGGCACGATTATCTTCGTGGACGGCGGTTGGACGGCCGTAGACGGGCGGTTTACCCCCCCACTCTAA
- a CDS encoding 2,3-bisphosphoglycerate-independent phosphoglycerate mutase codes for MDLFPILEELTQKTPSKILLVVLDGVGGLPQQPGGPTELAAAKTPNLDALAQKSALGLLTPVYPGLAPGSGPGHLSLFGYDPFKYLVGRGALSAIGIGADFQDGDIGVRGNFATLDAQGNVLDRRAGRPSDEENRRIVAKLKEAIEEIEGVRIHFYTESEHRFVVILRTGGLGDKVTDTDPQKTGVPPLQSHAHDPNDTASAKTAAILNTLSERIREVLKDEPKINGALFRGISERPKFPSMGQVYKLTPACIASYPMYKGVASLVGMEVLPVEGVEDAPEGKIKVLQENWKRFDFFYLHFKKTDSTGEDGNFAEKAHKVEIFDALLPKLLALEPDVLAITGDHSTPSILKAHSWHPVPLLLHAPYLRNDAAQRFTEDEAAKGSLGHLRGVELMPLLLAHAGKLQKYGA; via the coding sequence ATGGACCTCTTCCCGATCCTCGAGGAACTTACCCAGAAAACCCCTTCCAAAATCCTGCTGGTGGTGCTGGATGGGGTAGGCGGCCTGCCCCAACAGCCCGGTGGCCCTACCGAACTCGCCGCCGCCAAAACCCCCAACCTCGACGCGCTGGCCCAAAAAAGCGCCTTGGGGCTGCTCACCCCGGTCTACCCTGGCTTAGCCCCCGGCTCCGGCCCTGGCCACCTTTCGCTCTTTGGCTACGACCCTTTCAAGTACCTGGTGGGGCGCGGGGCGCTCTCGGCTATCGGCATCGGGGCCGATTTCCAGGATGGCGATATCGGGGTGCGGGGAAACTTCGCCACCCTCGACGCCCAGGGCAACGTGCTCGACCGCCGCGCTGGACGACCCTCCGACGAGGAGAACCGCCGAATCGTGGCCAAGCTCAAGGAGGCCATCGAGGAGATTGAAGGGGTACGCATCCACTTTTACACCGAGAGCGAACACCGCTTCGTGGTGATCCTGCGCACCGGGGGGCTAGGCGATAAGGTCACCGACACCGACCCCCAAAAAACCGGGGTGCCTCCGCTACAATCCCACGCCCACGATCCGAACGATACGGCTAGCGCCAAGACTGCCGCGATCCTCAACACCCTCTCAGAGCGCATCCGCGAGGTTCTGAAGGACGAGCCGAAGATCAACGGCGCCCTTTTTCGCGGCATCTCCGAACGGCCCAAATTCCCCTCCATGGGCCAGGTCTATAAACTCACCCCCGCCTGCATCGCCAGCTACCCGATGTACAAGGGCGTGGCCAGCCTGGTGGGCATGGAGGTCTTACCCGTCGAGGGCGTAGAGGATGCCCCGGAGGGCAAGATCAAGGTCTTGCAGGAGAACTGGAAGCGCTTCGACTTCTTCTACCTGCACTTCAAGAAGACCGATTCTACCGGCGAGGACGGCAACTTTGCCGAGAAAGCCCACAAGGTGGAGATCTTCGACGCCCTGCTGCCGAAACTCCTGGCCCTCGAGCCCGACGTGCTGGCGATCACCGGCGACCACAGCACCCCCAGCATCCTCAAGGCCCACTCCTGGCACCCGGTTCCGCTCTTACTTCACGCCCCTTACCTACGAAATGACGCCGCCCAACGCTTCACCGAAGACGAAGCGGCCAAGGGTTCGCTGGGGCACCTGCGGGGGGTGGAACTGATGCCTTTGTTGCTGGCCCACGCGGGTAAGCTGCAAAAATACGGGGCTTAG
- a CDS encoding rhodanese-like domain-containing protein, which produces MSKLDPKTAYRLVHDGNARLIDIREPQEWHQTGVARGATLLPQTQLDRCLGELERRPSILVCRSGNRSEQVRRELEARGIRVWEVEGGLLAWIEAGLPLSHPIAAERC; this is translated from the coding sequence ATGAGCAAGCTAGACCCTAAGACCGCTTACCGCTTGGTACACGACGGGAATGCCCGGCTAATCGATATCCGCGAGCCCCAGGAGTGGCACCAGACCGGGGTGGCGCGTGGAGCTACCCTGTTGCCCCAAACCCAGTTGGACCGATGCCTCGGCGAACTGGAGCGCCGCCCTAGCATCCTGGTCTGCCGCAGTGGCAACCGCAGCGAGCAGGTTCGTCGCGAGCTTGAGGCCCGCGGGATCCGGGTCTGGGAGGTGGAAGGTGGCCTGCTGGCCTGGATCGAGGCGGGTCTGCCCCTGAGCCACCCGATCGCTGCCGAGCGCTGCTGA
- a CDS encoding GNAT family N-acetyltransferase: protein MELRGPRILLRPPRGEDAPDLFPLASDPELTSYLYWNPHTSEEETRSYLEAIAGKEGMFVLEFEGRACGVVGLQVDWENKLGETETWVGRPYWGLGINTEAKVVLFDFAFGPLDLRRIQSIVHVNNVRSQRALEKLGFRREGLLRRYRWIRGEPWDLYMYSLLPEEWLSSRPPIYY from the coding sequence ATGGAACTGCGCGGCCCCCGGATTCTGCTGCGTCCCCCTCGAGGGGAGGACGCCCCTGACCTCTTCCCGTTGGCCTCTGACCCCGAACTTACCTCCTACCTGTACTGGAACCCGCATACCAGTGAGGAAGAGACCCGCTCTTACCTAGAGGCCATTGCGGGCAAAGAAGGCATGTTCGTGCTCGAGTTCGAGGGGCGAGCCTGCGGGGTGGTGGGGCTGCAGGTGGATTGGGAGAACAAGCTCGGCGAGACCGAGACCTGGGTGGGGCGGCCTTACTGGGGTCTTGGCATCAACACCGAGGCCAAGGTGGTGCTTTTCGACTTTGCTTTTGGGCCCCTTGACCTGCGGCGCATCCAGAGCATCGTGCATGTAAATAACGTGCGCTCGCAGCGGGCTTTGGAGAAGCTAGGCTTCCGCCGCGAGGGACTCCTGCGCCGCTACCGCTGGATTCGCGGGGAGCCCTGGGACTTGTACATGTATAGCCTCTTGCCCGAGGAGTGGCTGAGCAGTCGGCCACCCATCTACTACTAA
- a CDS encoding S8 family serine peptidase, whose translation MRRFLLLSLGLLLLAACGGPEPQVRSGVEVIANAPQAPESGQLVNETPTRWIVELSGQSVSDGVSLQSVEAQHAVFRQAAETAGIKIRYAYTDLFNGFSVELPKGSSPNKLYTLPGVVAIYPVHILALPPTQRVEPDLATAITQTGVDIAQNDLGLTGKGVKVGIIDSGIDLQHPAFAGRIIEGYDFVGDDYNAADPAHSTPVPDPNPDDCGGHGTHVAGIVGGKDSQITGVAPGVKFGAYKVFGCEGSTSDDVILAALERAERDDMDIVNMSLGSPYGWSALVKGINKLVKKGVVVVASAGNEGASGLFTTGAPAAATDVISVASFDNITVQLRTFTISPDNRTVGYFLASGSIPAPTSGSSPVVVASPLNGCNVNGANPFAPGTFSGKAVLIQRGICTFREKALNAEAAGAVAVLIYNNRPGYLQGTIGGPISVPVVMLSDSDGATIAARSNVTLTWSNVEARFPLATGNLISSFSSWGLSQDLEFKPDLGAPGGFIRSAFPLEQGGYAVLSGTSMSSPHVAGAAALLLEGNPAFAHGQRPALVRTMLQNTAYPKPFSLAPSSGFAESSFREGSGMIDVLGAVQTRITVTPSKISFAEVNGAYTQTLTLKNRSNVPTIYKLVHVPGISATGSVYAPSFVTGFANVTFSANQITVPAQGETTVSVSITPNPGLASKSLYGGYILFQPVGAGVGLNVPYVGLQGGYKSIRVLEPTPFGFPWLADASFNQLSGGTFTLQGEDKPYLLFHFEHGAQIYQVVILNGQTGKPIHPKFNKADLAWFTDRNSTRTGIFTLAWDGTYISKYKETEVYNTDIPIPAEFKPVPNGIYRLQIEVLKPTGNKNNPADWETWTSPAFTIARP comes from the coding sequence GTGCGCAGATTCCTATTATTGAGCTTAGGGCTCTTGTTATTAGCCGCGTGTGGAGGTCCTGAGCCCCAGGTGCGCTCGGGCGTCGAAGTCATCGCCAATGCCCCTCAGGCCCCAGAGAGCGGTCAGCTCGTCAACGAGACACCTACCCGCTGGATCGTAGAACTCTCTGGACAAAGCGTGAGCGACGGGGTAAGCCTGCAATCCGTCGAGGCCCAGCATGCGGTCTTCCGGCAGGCCGCTGAGACCGCCGGGATCAAGATCCGCTACGCCTACACCGACTTGTTTAACGGCTTCTCGGTGGAACTCCCCAAGGGCAGCAGCCCCAATAAGCTTTACACGCTCCCCGGCGTGGTAGCGATCTATCCGGTGCATATCCTGGCCCTGCCCCCTACTCAGCGGGTCGAGCCCGATTTGGCCACGGCCATCACCCAAACCGGGGTGGATATCGCCCAAAACGACTTAGGGCTCACCGGCAAAGGTGTCAAAGTGGGCATCATCGATAGCGGTATTGACCTCCAGCACCCTGCTTTCGCCGGTCGTATCATTGAAGGCTACGATTTCGTGGGGGACGATTATAACGCTGCTGATCCAGCGCACAGCACTCCGGTTCCCGATCCCAACCCTGACGACTGCGGCGGCCACGGCACCCATGTAGCGGGCATCGTCGGCGGCAAGGACAGCCAGATCACCGGGGTAGCCCCCGGGGTAAAGTTCGGGGCCTACAAAGTCTTTGGTTGTGAGGGTAGCACCAGCGATGACGTGATCCTGGCAGCCCTCGAGCGGGCCGAGCGCGACGACATGGATATCGTCAACATGAGCCTGGGCTCACCCTATGGCTGGTCGGCTTTGGTCAAAGGGATCAACAAGTTGGTCAAGAAGGGCGTGGTGGTGGTGGCGTCAGCAGGCAACGAGGGAGCTTCGGGGCTGTTCACCACCGGCGCACCCGCGGCGGCCACCGACGTGATAAGCGTGGCCTCTTTCGATAACATCACTGTCCAGCTGCGCACCTTCACCATCAGCCCCGACAACCGAACCGTAGGGTACTTCCTGGCGAGTGGCTCGATCCCAGCTCCTACCAGCGGCTCGAGTCCGGTGGTGGTAGCCTCTCCGCTCAACGGCTGTAACGTAAACGGAGCCAACCCCTTCGCGCCGGGGACGTTCAGCGGTAAAGCGGTGCTGATCCAGCGTGGGATCTGCACCTTCCGCGAGAAAGCCCTCAACGCCGAGGCCGCCGGAGCAGTAGCGGTGCTCATCTACAATAACCGGCCCGGCTACCTCCAGGGCACCATCGGCGGCCCCATCAGCGTCCCGGTGGTGATGCTTTCCGACAGCGACGGCGCGACTATCGCCGCCCGTAGCAATGTGACCCTCACCTGGAGCAACGTGGAAGCCCGCTTCCCGCTGGCGACCGGCAACCTGATCTCCAGCTTTAGCTCCTGGGGATTGAGCCAAGATCTCGAGTTCAAACCCGACCTAGGCGCTCCCGGCGGCTTTATCCGCTCGGCTTTCCCGCTCGAGCAGGGCGGCTACGCGGTGCTCTCGGGCACCTCCATGTCCAGCCCGCACGTTGCCGGTGCAGCAGCGCTTCTTTTGGAAGGCAACCCCGCCTTTGCCCACGGCCAGCGCCCCGCACTGGTGCGCACCATGCTCCAGAACACCGCCTACCCCAAACCCTTCTCGCTGGCTCCCAGCAGTGGTTTTGCTGAGTCCAGCTTCCGCGAAGGCTCGGGCATGATTGACGTACTAGGGGCAGTCCAGACCCGCATCACGGTTACGCCTTCCAAAATCTCCTTTGCCGAGGTCAACGGCGCGTACACCCAGACCCTGACCCTCAAGAACCGCAGCAACGTCCCCACCATCTATAAGCTGGTGCATGTGCCCGGCATCTCAGCTACCGGCAGCGTGTACGCCCCGAGCTTCGTGACCGGCTTTGCCAACGTCACCTTTAGCGCCAACCAGATCACCGTGCCCGCTCAAGGCGAGACCACTGTGAGCGTGAGCATCACCCCCAACCCCGGTCTGGCCAGCAAGAGCCTTTACGGCGGCTACATCCTCTTCCAGCCGGTCGGGGCAGGGGTAGGGCTCAATGTCCCCTACGTGGGCTTACAGGGCGGGTACAAGTCCATCCGGGTGCTCGAGCCCACCCCCTTCGGTTTTCCTTGGTTGGCCGACGCCAGCTTCAACCAGTTGAGCGGTGGAACCTTCACCTTGCAGGGCGAGGATAAACCCTACCTGCTCTTCCACTTTGAACACGGGGCGCAAATCTACCAGGTAGTCATCCTTAACGGCCAGACTGGAAAACCAATCCATCCCAAATTCAACAAGGCCGACCTAGCCTGGTTTACCGACCGCAACAGCACCCGTACCGGAATCTTTACCTTGGCCTGGGACGGGACCTACATCTCCAAATACAAGGAGACCGAGGTCTACAACACCGACATCCCCATCCCCGCTGAGTTCAAGCCGGTTCCCAACGGCATTTACCGGCTCCAGATCGAAGTGCTCAAACCCACCGGCAACAAGAACAACCCCGCCGACTGGGAAACCTGGACCTCCCCGGCCTTCACCATCGCCCGCCCGTAA
- a CDS encoding prealbumin-like fold domain-containing protein, with protein MERLGHSLLVLVTVCLMGCNYPIQAALLSGNGSSGIEGQVLIGPTCPVMRENDPNCADKPYPTTLGLYQNGQLLARLVTDDQGRFKVSLEPGTYTLETVVKVSHQASDGPSQPLHQQAYHA; from the coding sequence ATGGAAAGGTTAGGACACTCCTTGTTGGTGCTCGTCACGGTATGTTTGATGGGTTGCAATTACCCAATCCAGGCGGCTTTGCTAAGCGGGAACGGCTCGAGCGGGATCGAGGGCCAAGTCCTCATCGGCCCAACCTGCCCGGTAATGCGCGAGAACGATCCGAACTGCGCCGATAAACCCTACCCGACCACCCTCGGGCTCTACCAAAATGGGCAACTCCTGGCCCGCTTGGTCACCGACGACCAAGGGCGCTTCAAGGTGAGCCTCGAGCCCGGCACCTACACCTTAGAAACTGTTGTAAAAGTCTCCCATCAGGCCTCAGACGGCCCTAGCCAGCCGCTTCACCAACAAGCGTATCATGCCTAA
- a CDS encoding transposase, which produces MLTDTGGRLLKVYVHPANEHDKWGGKVLLEGMDLVYWSRARKVFVDWGYRGLKGLAASLGLELEVVAHPYAGVRGVWVKEASPPPEIVRVEGFKPLPKRWVVERTFAWMGRSRRLGKDYEYYPEVTEAWMYLGMIRLLVKRLARAV; this is translated from the coding sequence ATCCTGACGGACACGGGAGGTCGTTTGCTCAAGGTCTACGTGCACCCGGCCAACGAACACGACAAGTGGGGTGGGAAGGTCCTTCTGGAGGGGATGGACCTCGTCTATTGGTCGAGGGCACGGAAGGTCTTCGTGGACTGGGGGTACCGGGGTCTCAAGGGGCTAGCTGCCTCCCTAGGGTTGGAGCTGGAGGTGGTAGCCCATCCCTATGCGGGGGTGCGTGGGGTGTGGGTGAAGGAGGCTTCCCCTCCCCCGGAGATTGTGCGGGTGGAGGGGTTCAAACCGTTGCCCAAGCGGTGGGTGGTGGAAAGGACGTTTGCCTGGATGGGGCGGAGCCGGCGGTTGGGGAAGGATTACGAGTACTATCCCGAGGTAACGGAGGCCTGGATGTATTTAGGCATGATACGCTTGTTGGTGAAGCGGCTGGCTAGGGCCGTCTGA
- a CDS encoding IS5 family transposase, with protein sequence MFVRVQWAILEPLIPAPKPGGRPAKVPRREIVNAILYVLENGIKWRAMPHDLPHWSTVYHYFRKWQKEGVWEKVAQVLARRDREREGRYASPSALVMDSQSVKTSEKGGPGGTTGRKRSKGESGRS encoded by the coding sequence GTGTTTGTCCGGGTTCAGTGGGCCATCCTGGAGCCCTTGATCCCCGCCCCCAAGCCGGGAGGCCGCCCTGCAAAAGTGCCTAGAAGGGAGATCGTAAACGCCATACTCTACGTCCTGGAAAACGGCATCAAGTGGCGGGCCATGCCCCATGACTTACCCCACTGGTCCACGGTCTACCACTACTTCCGCAAGTGGCAGAAGGAAGGGGTTTGGGAGAAGGTAGCTCAGGTTCTGGCCCGTCGTGACCGGGAGCGGGAAGGACGGTATGCCTCCCCGAGTGCCCTGGTCATGGACAGCCAGTCGGTGAAGACGAGTGAAAAGGGGGGCCCCGGGGGAACGACGGGGCGAAAAAGGTCAAAGGGAGAAAGCGGCAGATCCTGA
- a CDS encoding integrase core domain-containing protein: MQFTTVGREIWRGARQAQRLAEANASDPEVQERLRKLRLVKALRESKKSWKEIQDLVGISRATYHRWQKALKEKGLAGLKPRSRRPKHLRTKVHWTPGLLIRIETLRKENPTWGRWSIWLTLRKEGFQMSERTVGRILAYLEKHRRIESVAGYLARTQRGKLKRRVNRPYAKRKPRGYEARAPGDLVQVDTLTLTLGPGSMVKHFSAIDLHSRFVLAEVHSRATAKLSEGFLSLLLARAPFPIRAIQVDGGSEFMAEFEEACCALGIALFVLPPRSPKLNGHVERMQRTFKGEFYTRPLPTPLSELQAELDTYLDYYNRRRPHMALGGLAPLEFLAKMQEESVPQRVSNVLTDYTHSSSVKSLG, translated from the coding sequence GTGCAGTTTACCACCGTTGGCCGAGAGATATGGAGAGGCGCTAGACAAGCACAGAGGCTGGCCGAGGCCAACGCAAGCGACCCAGAGGTCCAGGAACGTCTGCGCAAGCTCCGACTGGTCAAAGCCCTGCGTGAAAGTAAAAAGAGCTGGAAGGAGATCCAGGACCTGGTCGGGATCAGCCGGGCCACCTACCACCGCTGGCAAAAAGCCCTAAAAGAAAAGGGCCTGGCTGGACTCAAACCCCGCTCCCGCCGCCCTAAGCACCTGCGCACAAAGGTCCACTGGACCCCAGGGCTGCTCATTAGAATAGAAACTCTCCGCAAGGAAAACCCCACCTGGGGACGCTGGTCCATCTGGCTTACCCTCCGCAAGGAGGGTTTCCAGATGAGCGAACGCACGGTGGGGCGCATCCTGGCCTACCTGGAGAAGCACCGACGTATCGAGAGCGTGGCCGGCTACCTGGCCCGGACTCAAAGAGGGAAGCTAAAGCGAAGGGTAAACCGGCCCTACGCCAAAAGGAAGCCCCGAGGATACGAGGCCAGGGCTCCTGGGGACCTGGTCCAGGTGGACACCCTCACCCTGACCTTAGGACCGGGAAGCATGGTCAAGCACTTCTCGGCGATTGACCTCCATAGCCGGTTTGTCCTGGCGGAGGTGCACAGCCGGGCCACGGCTAAGCTTTCTGAGGGGTTCTTGTCCTTGCTTCTGGCCAGGGCCCCTTTTCCCATCCGGGCCATCCAGGTGGATGGGGGCAGCGAGTTCATGGCCGAGTTTGAGGAGGCCTGCTGTGCTCTGGGGATTGCCTTGTTTGTGCTACCGCCGAGGAGTCCTAAACTCAATGGTCACGTGGAGCGGATGCAGCGGACCTTCAAGGGGGAGTTCTACACCCGGCCTTTGCCCACCCCGCTCAGCGAGCTGCAGGCAGAGCTGGATACCTACCTGGACTACTACAACCGCCGAAGGCCTCACATGGCCCTGGGGGGTCTTGCTCCGCTGGAGTTTTTGGCTAAGATGCAAGAGGAGTCGGTTCCTCAAAGAGTCTCAAATGTGTTGACCGATTACACCCACTCCTCGTCCGTCAAATCGCTGGGGTAA
- the proS gene encoding proline--tRNA ligase, whose protein sequence is MAKDKGLTPQSEDFNEWYNEVVLKADLVDYGPVRGTMVIKPYGYALWEGLQRELDRRFKETGHHNAYFPLFIPMSFFQKEAEHVEGFAPELAVVTHAGGEELEEPLAVRPTSETIIGHMWASWIKSYRDLPQLLNQWNSVVRWELRTKLFLRTSEFLWQEGHTAHATQEEAEEETRRMLDIYATVLREYAAVPGWEGRKTESEKFAGAEYTLTYEAMMRDGKALQSCTSHYFGQKFSRAFEIKFQDKDLQTKYAYTTSWGFSTRAIGAIVMTHGDDKGLILPPKLAPIQVVVVPIYKEDTRAKVLAAAEGLAQALKAAGIRVHLDDRDQYSPGFKFNEWELKGVPFRLELGPRDVDAQTAVLASRLGGKETVPMEEIAPTLADSLEAFHQALYQRALGFRDAHTWKVDTYEDFKAKVQEGFVKAFHCGEAECEREIKAETTATTRCIPLDEPEDKGSCIRCGKPSAYGKRILFAKAY, encoded by the coding sequence ATGGCGAAGGATAAAGGCCTGACCCCGCAGTCTGAGGATTTCAACGAATGGTACAACGAGGTGGTACTCAAAGCTGACCTGGTGGACTACGGTCCGGTTCGCGGCACTATGGTCATCAAGCCCTACGGCTACGCCCTGTGGGAGGGTTTACAGCGCGAACTCGACCGGCGTTTTAAGGAAACCGGTCACCACAACGCTTACTTCCCGCTCTTCATCCCCATGAGCTTTTTCCAAAAGGAAGCCGAACACGTCGAGGGCTTCGCCCCCGAGTTGGCGGTGGTGACCCATGCAGGGGGAGAAGAACTCGAGGAGCCCCTCGCGGTGCGGCCTACCTCCGAAACCATCATCGGACACATGTGGGCGAGTTGGATCAAGAGCTACCGCGACCTGCCGCAACTGCTCAACCAGTGGAATAGCGTAGTGCGGTGGGAGCTACGCACCAAGCTTTTCTTGCGCACCAGCGAGTTCCTGTGGCAGGAGGGTCACACCGCCCACGCCACCCAGGAGGAAGCCGAGGAAGAGACCCGCAGGATGCTCGACATATACGCCACGGTCTTGCGCGAGTACGCGGCAGTGCCGGGTTGGGAGGGCCGCAAGACCGAGTCGGAGAAGTTCGCCGGGGCTGAATACACCCTCACCTACGAAGCCATGATGCGCGACGGAAAAGCGCTGCAAAGCTGTACCTCGCACTATTTCGGGCAAAAGTTTTCGCGGGCTTTCGAGATCAAGTTCCAAGACAAAGACCTCCAGACCAAGTACGCCTACACCACCTCCTGGGGCTTCTCCACCCGCGCCATAGGGGCCATCGTCATGACCCACGGCGACGACAAAGGCCTCATCCTTCCGCCCAAGTTGGCGCCGATTCAGGTGGTGGTCGTACCCATCTACAAGGAGGACACCCGCGCCAAGGTGCTGGCGGCGGCAGAGGGGTTAGCCCAGGCGCTCAAGGCGGCGGGGATCCGGGTTCACCTCGACGACCGCGACCAGTACAGCCCTGGTTTCAAGTTCAACGAGTGGGAGCTAAAAGGGGTGCCCTTCCGCCTCGAGCTAGGCCCGCGCGACGTGGATGCCCAGACGGCCGTGCTGGCTTCGCGGCTGGGCGGCAAGGAGACAGTGCCGATGGAGGAAATCGCACCAACCCTAGCCGATAGCCTCGAGGCTTTTCACCAGGCGCTGTACCAGCGGGCGCTCGGGTTCCGCGACGCTCATACCTGGAAGGTGGATACTTACGAAGACTTCAAGGCCAAGGTTCAGGAGGGCTTCGTCAAGGCGTTCCACTGTGGGGAGGCCGAATGCGAGCGGGAGATCAAGGCTGAAACCACCGCCACCACCCGCTGTATTCCCTTGGATGAGCCCGAGGACAAAGGCAGCTGCATCCGCTGTGGAAAACCCAGCGCTTACGGCAAGCGGATTCTCTTTGCCAAGGCCTACTAA